In Candidatus Delongbacteria bacterium, one genomic interval encodes:
- a CDS encoding sigma-54-dependent Fis family transcriptional regulator translates to MTQKLRILLVDDEINMLESLGDVLRAERYQVATASSGPEAIARLEKEPSFDLMITDLKMPRMNGMELLEIVSERWPSLKTIVLTGHGSIDGAVRAMRMGAFDYILKPFQPDEALKVIQRLDEMKHSMVDGEFFMKELSSQYGFDAIIGNSEPIIDIFRKVATAAKSNASIFITGESGTGKELLAHVIHYFSNRANRPFIKTSCASFGEGVLESELFGHEKGAFTHAQAQRKGRFELANTGTLFLDEVGDIPMHTQIKLVRVLQTREFERVGGTDTIKVDVRLIAATHQNIPNLITERRFREDLYYRLNVIPIHIPPLRERREDIPLLIKYFLERFSEDMGKKIEGITKAAMNDLINYDWPGNIRELRNIIERAVVFCDGRQITVTDLSHESMRDLGQQDGHNLKLRSLSLQEAEWALITHCLNLTKWNLSQTAKMLEISRGTLYSKMVKLGLRESSEDGKGLDAEE, encoded by the coding sequence ATGACACAGAAGTTGCGCATCCTGCTGGTTGACGACGAAATCAACATGCTGGAATCCCTGGGCGACGTGCTGCGCGCGGAGCGCTATCAGGTGGCCACGGCCAGCTCCGGACCGGAGGCGATCGCGCGCCTCGAGAAGGAACCGTCCTTCGACCTGATGATCACCGACCTGAAGATGCCCCGGATGAACGGTATGGAACTGCTCGAGATCGTCAGCGAACGCTGGCCCTCGCTGAAGACCATCGTGCTCACCGGACACGGCTCCATCGACGGGGCCGTGCGCGCCATGCGCATGGGCGCCTTCGACTACATCCTCAAGCCCTTCCAACCGGATGAAGCGCTGAAGGTGATCCAGCGTCTGGACGAGATGAAGCACAGCATGGTCGATGGCGAGTTCTTCATGAAGGAGCTCTCCAGCCAGTACGGCTTTGACGCGATCATCGGCAACAGCGAACCGATCATCGACATCTTCCGCAAGGTGGCCACGGCCGCCAAGTCCAATGCCAGCATCTTCATCACGGGCGAATCGGGAACGGGCAAGGAACTGCTGGCCCACGTGATCCACTATTTCAGCAACCGGGCCAATCGCCCCTTCATCAAGACCAGTTGCGCCAGCTTCGGCGAAGGCGTGCTCGAAAGCGAGCTCTTCGGCCACGAAAAAGGGGCATTCACACACGCCCAGGCTCAGCGCAAGGGCCGCTTCGAACTGGCCAACACGGGCACTCTGTTCCTGGACGAAGTGGGCGACATTCCCATGCACACCCAGATCAAGCTGGTGCGTGTGCTGCAGACCCGCGAATTCGAGCGCGTGGGCGGTACCGACACGATCAAGGTGGACGTGCGCCTGATCGCGGCCACCCACCAGAACATTCCCAACCTGATCACCGAGCGTCGCTTCCGCGAGGATCTGTATTACCGCCTGAACGTGATTCCGATCCACATCCCGCCCCTGCGCGAGCGCCGGGAAGACATTCCGCTGCTGATCAAGTATTTCCTCGAGCGTTTCAGCGAGGACATGGGCAAGAAGATCGAGGGCATCACCAAGGCCGCGATGAACGACCTGATCAACTACGACTGGCCGGGCAACATCCGCGAGCTGCGCAACATCATCGAGCGGGCCGTGGTGTTCTGCGACGGCCGCCAGATCACGGTGACCGACCTGTCCCACGAGAGCATGCGCGATCTGGGCCAGCAGGATGGACACAACCTCAAGCTGCGCTCGCTCAGCCTGCAGGAAGCGGAATGGGCCCTGATCACCCATTGCCTGAACCTGACCAAGTGGAATCTGTCGCAGACCGCCAAGATGCTGGAAATCAGCCGCGGAACCCTGTACTCCAAGATGGTCAAGCTGGGGCTGCGCGAGTCCTCGGAAGATGGCAAGGGGCTGGACGCCGAAGAATAG